A genome region from Anastrepha ludens isolate Willacy chromosome 3, idAnaLude1.1, whole genome shotgun sequence includes the following:
- the LOC128858194 gene encoding chitinase-like protein Idgf4 translates to MKFVILLALSLAALANAQHASNTHLVCYYDGNSYVREGLSKLTTNDLEPALQFCSHLVYGYASISPTSNKLVSSNEKLDLDIGSGLYRTVTGFKKKFPHLKVLLSIGGDKDEVDPDNNKYLTLLESSNARIPFINSAHSLVKTYGFDGLDLAWQFPKNKPKKVHSGIGKFWKGFKKIFTGDFVVDEKAEEHKEEFTALVRELKNAFRPDGFLLGLSVLPNVNSSLFYDVPAIVNNLDYVNLHAYDFKTPERDPEIADFPAPIYELNERNPEANVNFQVQYWLNNHCPATKINVGIAAYGRAWKMTKDSGLTGLPPVVETDGVAPAGTQTQKPGLLSWPEVCGKLPNPANQHLKGADGPLRKVGDPTKRFGSYAYRSADDNGENGIWVGYDDPDTAANKAAFVKSRGLGGVALIDLSFDDFRGACTGDKYPILRAIKFKL, encoded by the exons GTCTCTCCAAGCTCACTACCAATGATTTAGAACCGGCACTGCAATTTTGTTCTCACCTCGTCTACGGTTATGCCAGCATCAGTCCGACGTCAAACAAACTTGTCAGCAGTAATGAGAAACTTGATCTGGACATCGGCTCGGGCCTGTATCGCACCGTAACTGGTTTCAAGAAGAAGTTTCCCCATTTAAAGGTTTTGTTGAGCATTGGCGGCGACAAGGACGAAGTAGATCCTGATAACAACAAGTATTTGACACTCCTGGAGAGTTCCAACGCACGCATACCATTCATAAATAGCGCTCACTCGTTGGTGAAGACTTATGGTTTCGATGGTCTCGACTTGGCCTGGCAGTTCCCCAAGAACAAGCCTAAGAAGGTTCATAGCGGTATTGGCAAATTTTGGAAGggtttcaagaaaattttcactggagACTTTGTGGTTGACGAGAAAGCTGAGGAGCATAAAGAGGAATTTACAGCACTTGTGCGTGAGCTGAAAAATGCTTTCCGTCCAGATGGCTTTTTGTTGGGTCTGTCTGTCTTGCCCAATGTAAACTCTTCGC TTTTCTACGATGTGCCAGCCATTGTGAACAATTTGGATTACGTCAATTTACATGCCTATGACTTCAAAACACCAGAACGTGATCCTGAAATAGCTGACTTCCCTGCACCCATCTATGAACTGAATGAGCGTAATCCTGAAGCGAATGTAAATTTCCAAGTTCAATATTGGTTAAATAATCATTGCCCTGCCACTAAAATTAATGTCGGTATTGCCGCCTATGGTCGTGCCTGGAAAATGACTAAAGACTCTGGCCTCACTGGTTTGCCACCAGTGGTTGAAACCGATGGCGTTGCACCAGCAGGCACACAGACTCAGAAACCCGGCTTGCTTAGCTGGCCTGAGGTATGCGGCAAATTGCCAAACCCAGCCAATCAGCATTTGAAGGGCGCCGACGGTCCATTGCGCAAGGTGGGCGATCCAACTAAGCGTTTCGGCAGCTATGCCTACCGCTCGGCCGATGACAATGGCGAAAATGGCATTTGGGTGGGTTATGATGATCCCGACACTGCTGCCAATAAGGCGGCCTTTGTGAAGTCCAGAGGTTTAGGCGGCGTGGCTTTGATAGATTTGTCATTCGATGATTTCCGTGGTGCTTGTACAGGCGACAAATATCCCATCCTTCGTGCCATCAAATTCAAATTGTAA